A single Cannabis sativa cultivar Pink pepper isolate KNU-18-1 chromosome 7, ASM2916894v1, whole genome shotgun sequence DNA region contains:
- the LOC115696238 gene encoding uncharacterized protein LOC115696238: MEAIIDNLHNHHQQQQEFSSGQSSFSSSIQDQDHDQTCQDVVIDYDLLLEESWFFGNLLINQKPKMLRCFSDPCPSSSSSISNIIALDNNNNNNNTITRNLARAPSLPPNIGREEKEEEEEEENGNSNRVLVTKLASDEKKERKSSKIIKEQCCYSLPKPKKNMLVRTQTLPTSMRKVEIVQDHHDEDKINGGISKSNRQPSLNLADILPPRHNKGNSSRNRTPKNTILEGFYNNTDGSREMRRRYQNGKNMRRSLSDLEIEEVQGFKDLGFTFDKLKNPSVVNIIPGLQEKNEEDSMGLENKVRRPYLSEAWLAQSYSPPPPPPPPSWAFRKSSGEDMKAHIKFWARAVASNVRQEC, from the exons atggaAGCTATTATTGATAATCTTCATaatcatcatcaacaacaacaagagTTTTCTTCTGGTCAATCATCATTTTCTTCATCAATTCAAGATCAAGATCATGATCAAACATGTCAAGATGTAGTTATTGATTATGATCTTTTATTAGAAGAGTCTTGGTTTTTTGGTAACCTACTCATTAACCAAAAACCAAAAATGTTAAGGTGTTTTTCTGATCcttgtccttcttcttcttcttcgatttcgAATATTATTGCCCtagacaacaacaacaacaacaacaacaccatTACTCGAAATCTAGCTCGAGCTCCTTCATTGCCACCTAATATtggaagagaagagaaagaagaagaagaagaagaagaaaatggtaACTCGAATAGGGTTTTGGTTACCAAATTGGCAAGTGATGAGAAAAAAGAAAGGAAGAGTAGTAAAATAATAAAGGAGCAATGTTGTTACTCGTTACCAAAGCCTAAGAAAAATATGTTAGTGAGAACACAAACTTTGCCAACTTCAATGAGAAAAGTTGAGATTGTTCAAGATCATcatgatgaagataaaattaatgGTGGGATTAGCAAATCAAATCGCCAACCTTCACTTAATCTTGCTGATATTTTGCCCCCTAGACATAATAAG GGAAATTCATCAAGAAATAGGACACCAAAAAACACAATATTGGAGGGTTTTTATAACAATACAGATGGGTCAAGAGAAATGAGAAGAAGATACCAAAATGGAAAAAATATGAGAAGAAGCCTAAGTGACCTTGAAATTGAAGAAGTGCAAGGATTTAAGGATTTGGGGTTCACATTTGATAAGTTAAAAAACCCTAGTGTGGTTAATATAATTCCAGGTTTGCAAGAAAAGAATGAAGAGGATAGTATGGGCCTAGAAAATAAGGTAAGAAGGCCTTATCTTTCTGAGGCATGGTTGGCCCAAAGTTATAGCCCACCACCACCTCCTCCTCCTCCAAGTTGGGCTTTCAGGAAATCTTCTGGTGAAGACATGAAGGCCCATATTAAGTTTTGGGCTCGAGCTGTGGCCTCTAATGTGCGCCAAGAGTGctga
- the LOC115696826 gene encoding uncharacterized protein LOC115696826: protein MLNSQHFLTTTHFPFSHHHHHHHHLHNHFLSPPLTLRPISAPLRTRTRPEPWLARASEPTTTTTTTTNNVPEEEEEGPVEFFQSTAPIFATSDEPSSLQVATSVLLTGSIAVFLFRSLRRRARRAKALKFRSDGVKKSVKEEALESLKAMRSASVTEAKSPPSPVQALLGGISAGVIALILYKFTTTIEAALNRQTLSDNFSVQQITITIRTIINGLCYLATFVFGINSVGLVLYAGQLAINSFMEEESRNNETENKGENRSSSLSSTAETPTNTGDSNEGSQTSDDSQ, encoded by the exons ATGTTGAACTCACAACACTTCCTCACCACCACCCATTTCCCCTtctctcatcatcatcatcatcatcatcatctccaTAACCACTTTCTCTCTCCTCCACTAACTCTCAGACCCATCTCTGCTCCCTTACGAACCCGAACCCGACCCGAACCATGGCTAGCTCGAGCTTCTGAacccacaacaacaacaacaacaacaacaaacaatgttccagaagaggaagaagaaggtccTGTAGAGTTTTTCCAATCTACAGCTCCGATTTTCGCCACTTCCGACGAACCCTCTTCTCTCCAAGTCGCCACCAGTGTTCTACTCACCGGTTCCATTGCTGTCTTCCTCTTCCGCTCGCTCCGCCGCCGAGCCCGCCGCGCTAAAGCACTT AAATTTAGGTCAGATGGAGTGAAGAAATCAGTGAAGGAAGAAGCACTTGAAAGCTTAAAGGCAATGAGATCAGCTTCAGTGACTGAAGCTAAGTCACCACCTTCACCTGTTCAAGCTTTGTTGGGAGGCATATCAGCTGGTGTTATTGCTCTTATTCTTTACAAATTCACTACAACTATTGAGGCTGCTCTTAATAGACAAACACTTTCAGATAATTTCTCG GTTCAACAGATTACTATAACAATAAG GACTATCATAAATGGTTTGTGCTACCTTGCAACATTTGTTTTCGGTATCAACTCAGTCGGCTTAGTTCTTTATGCTGGTCAGCTAGCCATCAACTCCTTCATGGAAGAAGAATCCAGAAATAATGAAACCGAGAACAAGGGTGAGAATCGGTCAAGTTCGCTGAGTTCAACAGCCGAGACTCCTACAAACACTGGCGACAGCAACGAAGGGAGTCAAACTTCAGATGACTCGCAATAA
- the LOC115697002 gene encoding cytochrome B5-like protein has product MIAIVVAVVLALLLGAFVLIPRPPKSGHTKNDQSNVKLNKGTKLYTKSEVSLHNKGTDCWIIIKDKVYDVTSYVEEHPGGDAILAHAGDDSTEGFYGPQHATRVFDMIEDFHIGNLEKS; this is encoded by the exons ATGATAGCAATTGTAGTAGCTGTGGTTCTGGCTTTACTTTTGGGAGCTTTTGTTTTGATTCCCAGACCCCCAAAATCTG GTCATACAAAGAATGATCAGTCAAATGTTAAACTCAATAag ggaacaAAACTATACACCAAATCAGAAGTCTCTTTGCACAACAAGGGAACTGATTGTTGGATCATCATTAAAGACAag GTATATGATGTTACCTCGTATGTAGAGGAACACCCCGGCGGTGATGCCATTCTTGCACATGCCGGGGATGATTCAACCGAAGGCTTTTACGG GCCACAACATGCAACTCGAGTTTTCGATATGATCGAAGACTTTCACATAGGCAATTTGGAGAAGTCATGA
- the LOC115697661 gene encoding probable protein phosphatase 2C 55 — translation MDMNKDDIVDMDFEMEITDNNKKKIKMVCEYHYIPKDDVIGEDSHFICEEQEIIGVADGVGGWASRGIDAGEYARQLMNNSVKAIVDNNITDPKSILKEAFVANAKAEIQGSSTACILSHNDGVMQSVNVGDSGFIIFRNNELIYRSKTQQRGFNTPYQLGNSQGCDTPDCAETVKIIEMVPGDVIVLATDGIFDNMFVSEIEEVLKTQSSLSSAFWLAEFSRHYSLKKDRKSPFSEAATKAGKPFTGGKFDDITVIVARIISE, via the coding sequence ATGGATATGAACAAAGATGACATAGTGGATATGGATTTTGAGATGGAGATCACagataataataagaagaaaatcaAAATGGTTTGTGAATATCATTACATACCTAAAGATGATGTTATAGGTGAAGATTCTCACTTCATTTGCGAAGAACAAGAAATAATTGGAGTAGCAGATGGTGTTGGTGGTTGGGCTAGTCGAGGCATCGATGCTGGTGAGTATGCTCGACAACTCATGAATAACTCTGTCAAAGCCATTGTTGACAACAACATCACCGATCCCAAAAGTATTTTAAAAGAAGCTTTTGTGGCTAACGCTAAGGCTGAGATTCAAGGCTCCTCAACTGCATGCATACTTAGTCATAACGATGGAGTTATGCAAAGTGTTAATGTTGGAGATAGCGGTTTCATCATCTTTAGAAATAATGAGCTCATTTATAGGTCAAAAACTCAACAACGAGGATTCAACACGCCTTATCAGCTTGGAAACTCTCAGGGTTGTGACACTCCAGACTGTGCTGAAACAGTGAAGATAATCGAGATGGTTCCAGGAGATGTTATTGTTTTGGCAACTGATGGAATATTCGACAACATGTTTGTTTCGGAAATAGAAGAAGTCTTGAAGACACAATCAAGTCTGAGTAGTGCTTTTTGGTTGGCGGAGTTCTCTCGCCATTATTCTTTGAAGAAAGATCGAAAGAGTCCTTTTTCTGAAGCAGCCACCAAGGCCGGCAAACCCTTCACTGGAGGAAAGTTCGACGATATAACTGTTATTGTTGCAAGAATTATTAGTGAATGA
- the LOC115697274 gene encoding uncharacterized protein LOC115697274 → MESDQRERPHLTTTSTGGGGGTSELFICFTSRLSSKSILSPGRAARDSSSQISLSSSLSRRLRTSGSLKSSAGAGQASPMFPTGGKKRGSAAFENPEPSSPKVTCIGQVRVKTKKQSKKLRNRSKRKSGAGTGTGGGEASFRRGEKSLNETTLSSSSSSCSVNHNHRNQKWVHLPLTICEALRAFSADLNCFLPCKSSCTNNSDEHNKQHGNKEKRVRSENGGGSSCGGAFARWLVSVQDGENGRRREIELVVGDDDDDDEEQEQQQRRLALPEMVRGSSQRRQVFEGIEFREEEDDDGDDDGDGDDDEEEKGRVSICIPPKNALLLMRCRSDPVKMAALSNRFWESPPKKEQEEEEEVVVDDDDDEESEEELKCEEEVITTVEEVAVESDEVEVVINGDDEEEEKEEKVENFEVLLNENGDNGEGLSSGIEALMEEEELEKENEEEMEEKVENFEALMEKPEKDSEEEEEETGKLGGESSDFYGCLSEIPEVEDDDNAVKSVLEKEEEQTLEVEEEQTLEVEEESNPEPVEEKVKEESTVQDEEEEDSPGSKPEPEPEKQEESEDKVGRKSGSGLPDCLLLMMCEPKLSMEVSKETWICSTDFIRWIPDRRPNSKKGSGLGPGPGVEEPKKRPSIVVNGGPNRGLPPIQPPRSSVSFPITAAAPQSMANVIEQKLVGSAKPYEPFVLTRCKSEPMRSTAAAKLAQEACFWKNRKLEPHHPASLGVGAAGVGF, encoded by the coding sequence ATGGAGTCCGATCAAAGAGAGAGACCCCATCTCACAACAACCAGTACCGGCGGCGGCGGCGGAACAAGCGAGCTTTTCATCTGTTTCACTTCTCGACTCTCATCTAAATCGATTCTCAGTCCCGGCAGAGCCGCCAGAGACTCTTCCTCTCAaatctccctttcttcttcactCAGTCGCCGGCTCAGAACCAGTGGAAGTCTAAAAAGCTCAGCCGGAGCCGGTCAAGCCTCGCCGATGTTTCCCACCGGCGGGAAGAAACGTGGCTCGGCTGCTTTCGAAAACCCAGAACCGTCTTCTCCTAAAGTCACTTGTATCGGTCAAGTGAGAGTGAAGACCAAAAAACAGAGCAAGAAACTAAGAAACAGATCGAAAAGAAAGTCCGGCGCCGGTACCGGTACGGGAGGAGGAGAAGCAAGCTTTAGAAGAGGGGAGAAAAGCTTAAATGAGACAActttatcatcatcttcttcatcttgTTCGGTTAATCATAATCATCGAAATCAGAAATGGGTTCATCTTCCATTAACGATTTGTGAAGCTTTAAGAGCTTTTAGTGCTGATTTGAACTGTTTCTTACCTTGTAAATCTTCTTGTACTAATAACAGTGATGAACATAATAAACAACATGGTAATAAAGAGAAGAGAGTTAGATCGGAGAATGGTGGTGGTTCTTCTTGTGGTGGTGCTTTTGCTAGGTGGTTGGTTTCTGTTCAAGATGGTGAAAATGGTAGGAGGAGAGAGATTGAGCTTGTGgttggtgatgatgatgatgatgatgaagaacaAGAACAACAACAGAGAAGATTGGCTTTGCCTGAGATGGTTAGAGGAAGTAGTCAAAGAAGGCAAGTTTTTGAAGGGATTGAGtttagagaagaagaagatgatgatggtgatgatgatggtgatggtgatgatgatgaggagGAGAAGGGTAGGGTTAGTATTTGTATTCCACCTAAGAATGCTTTGTTGCTTATGAGATGTAGATCTGATCCTGTAAAAATGGCTGCTTTGTCTAATCGGTTTTGGGAATCTCCTCCTAagaaagaacaagaagaagaagaagaagttgttgttgatgatgatgatgatgaagagagTGAGGAAGAATTGAAATGTGAAGAGGAAGTAATTACAACAGTTGAAGAAGTAGCTGTGGAATCTGATGAGGTTGAAGTTGTTATTAATggagatgatgaagaagaagaaaaggaagaGAAAGTTGAGAACTTTGAGGTGTTGTTGAATGAGAATGGAGATAATGGAGAAGGGTTAAGTTCTGGAATTGAAGCTTTaatggaagaagaagaactggagaaagaaaatgaagaagaaatgGAAGAGAAAGTTGAAAATTTTGAAGCTTTAATGGAAAAACCAGAGAAAgatagtgaagaagaagaagaagaaacaggtAAGTTAGGTGGAGAAAGTTCTGATTTTTATGGCTGTTTATCTGAAATTCCAGAGGTTGAAGATGATGACAATGCAGTCAAATCAGTACTTGAGAAAGAAGAAGAGCAAACCCTAGAAGTCGAAGAAGAGCAAACCCTAGAAGTCGAAGAAGAATCAAACCCAGAACCAGTAGAAGAAAAAGTCAAAGAAGAGTCAACGGTAcaagacgaagaagaagaagactcacctggatccaaacccgaacccgaacccgagaAACAGGAAGAGAGCGAAGATAAAGTAGGTCGGAAAAGCGGGTCGGGTTTACCAGATTGCTTACTGTTAATGATGTGTGAGCCGAAGTTATCCATGGAAGTGTCTAAGGAGACTTGGATCTGTAGTACGGACTTTATCCGGTGGATACCGGATCGAAGGCCCAATTCGAAGaagggttcgggtttgggccCAGGCCCAGGTGTGGAAGAGCCCAAAAAACGGCCCAGTATTGTTGTTAACGGCGGCCCTAATCGTGGTCTGCCGCCTATTCAGCCGCCGAGATCTTCTGTGTCGTTTCCGATTACGGCGGCGGCGCCGCAATCTATGGCTAACGTTATTGAACAGAAGTTAGTTGGCTCTGCTAAGCCGTACGAGCCGTTTGTGCTCACGCGCTGCAAATCTGAGCCGATGAGATCGACTGCGGCGGCTAAGTTAGCTCAGGAGGCTTGTTTTTGGAAGAATAGGAAGCTTGAGCCGCATCATCCGGCTTCGCTTGGGGTTGGCGCGGCTGGGGTTGGGTTTTGA